In the Pontibacillus yanchengensis genome, one interval contains:
- a CDS encoding S-layer homology domain-containing protein: MKFKDFDKDDFGFKEVQDLVMKDIIHGFMDNTFKPQNKITVRQAEILLENSTDEEVEVEMEGDLTFGKLAELFVDTLDLGETGSFEENVETMKDAGIFTEVEYTANDNVPRVKFSIFLHRALNN, from the coding sequence GTGAAATTCAAAGACTTCGATAAGGACGACTTTGGTTTCAAAGAAGTACAAGATCTAGTCATGAAAGATATTATCCATGGTTTCATGGACAATACATTCAAACCACAAAATAAAATCACAGTACGCCAAGCGGAAATTCTACTTGAAAACTCCACAGATGAAGAAGTAGAAGTAGAAATGGAAGGCGACTTAACGTTTGGAAAATTAGCTGAACTTTTCGTAGATACGCTAGACCTTGGCGAAACTGGTTCTTTTGAAGAGAATGTAGAGACAATGAAAGATGCTGGTATCTTCACAGAAGTGGAATATACAGCAAACGACAACGTACCTCGAGTGAAGTTCTCTATTTTCCTTCATAGAGCTTTAAATAACTAA
- a CDS encoding DMT family transporter, protein MLVMISNRAKIAASLYATMSISFWGISFVSTKAVLDKLDPYTLLVIRFGIGALFLCLLLLLTRSPLKIPLPYIPHLIVLGIIGVFVHQILQATALLTIHASDAGWLISFSPVFTVILSMIFLHEKITLPRAAGIMLAVFGVLLVTTSGNGQSLHFALNIGYVLMILSTLNWAVYSVLLKRLRIPLPSLVITFYMSLLGFVLTLPILIKKEGWVQLSSLTSVEWAHLLFLGIFVSGVAYWYWGKAHEVLEASQASVFMYLEPVATLIAAIFLLQERIFLISVLGGIIIIIGVVLVNAQRSLVLQNVPWRKRK, encoded by the coding sequence ATGCTTGTTATGATTTCTAATAGAGCGAAGATTGCAGCCTCTTTGTATGCAACGATGTCGATTAGTTTCTGGGGCATTTCGTTTGTCTCCACTAAAGCAGTCCTCGATAAGCTCGATCCCTACACACTACTAGTGATTCGATTTGGGATTGGTGCTTTGTTTTTATGTTTATTATTACTTCTTACGCGCTCCCCTTTAAAGATCCCACTCCCCTACATACCACATCTCATCGTACTTGGGATTATTGGTGTTTTCGTCCATCAAATTTTGCAAGCAACTGCCTTACTTACGATTCACGCTTCTGATGCAGGGTGGTTAATCTCGTTTTCTCCCGTCTTTACCGTTATCCTGTCGATGATTTTTTTACATGAGAAAATCACATTACCTAGAGCTGCAGGGATAATGCTAGCCGTCTTTGGTGTTCTTCTTGTAACGACCTCTGGAAATGGACAATCTCTTCACTTTGCTTTGAATATTGGGTATGTGTTAATGATTTTAAGTACATTAAATTGGGCCGTGTACTCTGTACTGTTGAAGCGTTTGAGGATTCCTCTCCCCTCTCTTGTCATTACGTTTTATATGAGTTTGCTTGGTTTTGTCCTAACGCTTCCTATTCTTATTAAAAAGGAAGGCTGGGTCCAACTTTCTTCCTTAACTTCTGTAGAGTGGGCTCATTTATTATTCTTGGGAATTTTTGTTTCAGGAGTAGCGTATTGGTACTGGGGGAAGGCCCATGAGGTGTTAGAAGCATCGCAGGCATCTGTGTTTATGTATCTTGAGCCTGTCGCCACGTTAATCGCTGCGATTTTCCTATTACAGGAGAGGATATTCCTCATAAGTGTGCTAGGAGGAATCATAATCATAATAGGGGTCGTACTTGTAAATGCACAGCGGAGTTTGGTGTTGCAGAATGTACCTTGGAGAAAGCGGAAATAG
- a CDS encoding cysteine dioxygenase — MTLNDRMNNILGDLQSPSSEEVRAALLALNVSLKDLQEYLDTAGPKPYYRKLLYQNEQVELLVMNWSELECAPHDHGHSYGWIQVIRGTSENTIYEVNGNQIPEELFSMNESERSVFFAPKKGVHKMKGTSDAGLVTLHLYAPPITGMKVYDLETCAACVVSDDCGAWWPDEQRQKVREIKLKQKND; from the coding sequence ATGACGTTGAATGACCGGATGAACAATATATTGGGTGACCTACAATCTCCCTCCTCAGAGGAAGTTAGAGCAGCATTATTAGCTTTGAATGTGTCATTGAAGGATTTGCAGGAATACCTAGATACAGCTGGTCCTAAGCCATACTATCGTAAGTTGCTATATCAAAACGAACAGGTAGAACTACTTGTGATGAACTGGTCTGAATTAGAATGTGCTCCACATGATCATGGCCATTCGTATGGATGGATTCAGGTGATTAGAGGGACATCAGAAAATACCATATATGAAGTGAACGGAAATCAGATTCCAGAAGAATTGTTTTCTATGAATGAGTCAGAAAGAAGTGTGTTTTTTGCTCCGAAAAAAGGCGTTCATAAAATGAAGGGAACTAGTGATGCAGGACTTGTAACGCTTCATTTATATGCCCCACCTATTACTGGTATGAAAGTGTATGACTTGGAGACCTGTGCGGCATGTGTTGTATCGGATGATTGTGGAGCTTGGTGGCCAGATGAGCAAAGGCAGAAGGTTAGAGAAATTAAGTTAAAGCAGAAGAATGATTAG
- a CDS encoding flavodoxin domain-containing protein: MKTLILYATKYGSSEKVAHRLAPKLPGDVQTVSIMKETPPSLTSYETVILGGSIYMGAIQKQLSNYVNEHLEELLEKRVGLYICAGEQDPEVRSKELVDSFPKSLYEHAIVKEIVGHEYHFDKMNLVEKLMLRMKGIKKSCSALSDESIDHTAHMMAETRR, translated from the coding sequence ATGAAAACACTAATCTTGTACGCAACTAAATATGGTAGTTCTGAGAAAGTTGCTCATCGACTAGCGCCAAAACTACCTGGTGATGTACAGACGGTTTCCATTATGAAAGAGACTCCACCATCATTAACATCGTATGAAACAGTTATATTGGGTGGCTCCATCTATATGGGTGCCATCCAGAAACAGTTAAGCAACTATGTGAATGAACATTTAGAGGAGCTCTTAGAGAAACGAGTCGGACTGTATATTTGCGCAGGAGAACAAGACCCAGAAGTGAGATCCAAGGAATTGGTGGACAGCTTCCCGAAATCTTTATATGAACATGCTATTGTGAAAGAGATTGTAGGACACGAATATCATTTTGATAAAATGAATCTGGTCGAAAAGCTTATGCTGCGTATGAAGGGGATAAAAAAGAGTTGCTCCGCTCTTTCTGATGAAAGCATTGATCATACGGCACATATGATGGCTGAAACTCGTCGTTAG
- a CDS encoding threonine/serine exporter family protein: protein MERTEDLIELCLLIGKMMMQNGAETYRVEDTMTRIAQSFGRDEAQSYVTPTGIVFTISPGAPAKLVRISDRATNLEKVKLANNVSRNITSGDMSIQEAYKELRKIETSPTDYSMLMQIIAATLASGFFSIMFQGSWYDFLPACIAGGLGFIALINFIRLFEIKFVAEFIASLMIGFTAFFLFSLGIGEEVDKVVVGSVMPLVPGLLITNAVRDLMAGHLISGLAKGAEAFLTAFAIGAGIAVMFALF, encoded by the coding sequence GTGGAGCGTACAGAGGACTTAATTGAATTGTGTTTATTAATAGGGAAAATGATGATGCAAAATGGAGCGGAGACCTATCGTGTGGAAGATACGATGACGCGGATTGCCCAATCTTTTGGACGGGATGAAGCACAAAGTTATGTAACCCCTACCGGGATTGTGTTTACGATTAGCCCTGGTGCCCCTGCAAAATTGGTAAGGATCTCAGATCGAGCGACAAATCTCGAAAAAGTAAAGCTTGCGAATAATGTCTCTAGAAACATTACAAGTGGAGACATGTCTATTCAGGAAGCGTATAAAGAGCTTAGAAAAATTGAAACCAGTCCTACCGATTATTCCATGCTAATGCAAATCATCGCTGCTACGTTAGCGAGTGGTTTCTTTAGCATCATGTTCCAGGGGAGTTGGTACGATTTCCTACCAGCTTGCATAGCAGGAGGGCTAGGATTTATTGCATTAATTAATTTTATTCGATTGTTTGAAATAAAATTTGTTGCTGAATTCATTGCCTCGTTGATGATTGGTTTTACGGCCTTTTTTCTTTTTTCATTAGGTATTGGGGAGGAAGTTGATAAGGTAGTTGTTGGTTCTGTCATGCCGTTGGTACCAGGTCTGCTTATCACCAACGCCGTAAGGGATTTGATGGCAGGTCATCTTATTTCAGGACTCGCCAAAGGGGCGGAGGCCTTTCTAACGGCATTTGCGATTGGGGCAGGTATTGCTGTTATGTTTGCACTATTTTAG
- a CDS encoding threonine/serine exporter family protein — protein sequence MLIEHIIASFFASAAFGIIFQAPRNTLIKCGLVGMIGWVIYISLVWEEVDSVPATLIASFVIAMVSQMLARMYKTPMIVFSVAGIIPLVPGSLAYDAMRSFVQNDYSLAISIAAKAFMISGAIAFGLVFSEVINQILKKMRRTKAQVR from the coding sequence ATGTTGATTGAACACATCATAGCAAGCTTTTTTGCATCAGCTGCTTTTGGAATCATCTTTCAAGCGCCAAGAAATACGCTCATCAAATGTGGCCTCGTCGGCATGATTGGCTGGGTCATTTACATATCCTTAGTGTGGGAAGAAGTCGATAGTGTCCCTGCTACACTCATCGCCTCCTTTGTGATTGCCATGGTCAGCCAGATGCTTGCACGTATGTACAAAACGCCTATGATTGTATTTAGCGTAGCGGGAATTATCCCACTCGTACCAGGTAGTCTTGCGTATGACGCGATGCGAAGCTTTGTGCAAAATGACTACAGCCTCGCTATCTCCATTGCGGCGAAAGCATTTATGATATCCGGAGCGATTGCGTTTGGGCTTGTGTTCTCGGAAGTGATTAATCAGATTTTGAAAAAGATGAGAAGAACAAAAGCGCAAGTGAGGTGA
- a CDS encoding acyl-CoA thioesterase, translated as MEAKRAKESLIVSTDQVLVSDLNNYNTLFGGVLMKKLDNCATLSARRHSRVRECVTASTDSIDFLYPIHQSDSVCVESFVSSTGKRSMEIFCKVIAEDMINGDRRVAATAFLTFVALDDDKNPVEVPSVIPQTEEEKFLYESANERAERRKTRRKESKELAEHITLLKPWDE; from the coding sequence ATGGAAGCAAAGCGAGCGAAAGAAAGCTTAATTGTTAGTACCGATCAAGTATTAGTGAGTGACCTGAACAATTACAATACGCTGTTCGGTGGTGTATTGATGAAAAAATTAGATAACTGCGCTACGTTATCTGCCCGTAGACACTCAAGAGTCCGCGAATGTGTGACGGCCTCAACCGACTCGATTGATTTTCTCTATCCGATTCATCAATCTGATTCCGTTTGTGTGGAATCGTTTGTTTCCTCTACTGGAAAAAGATCGATGGAGATTTTCTGCAAAGTGATTGCAGAGGACATGATTAACGGGGATCGCCGTGTTGCCGCAACGGCTTTTTTAACCTTCGTAGCCCTTGATGATGATAAAAATCCAGTGGAAGTACCATCTGTCATACCACAAACAGAGGAAGAAAAATTCCTATATGAATCTGCCAATGAACGTGCTGAACGAAGAAAGACGAGACGGAAAGAAAGTAAAGAGTTAGCGGAACATATTACCTTGTTAAAACCGTGGGATGAATAA
- the cidR gene encoding cidABC operon transcriptional activator CidR, which yields MDIRHLQYFIEVSRFSSFTKAAEHLFITQPTISKMIKNLEMDLGVELFDRSKKQLVLTDAGRIILEQAQTIDKAFQNLETEVDNLLGLNKGHIRIGLPPIIDSHKFMDLLRSFHDQYPNITFQLVEDGSKRVEDDVRQDQLDIGIVVLPTQEDIFHYFPFIKEDIKLVVPPSHPLAHRQEVELEALRQEAFIMFNNGFVLHDRILSSCNQAGFNPYIISESSQWYLIEEMVASDLGVALLPESICNHLQRNLVTINVTNPSIPYHLAMIWQKDQYLSYATKEWLRFTQDKLSDDTTNA from the coding sequence ATGGATATCCGACACCTACAATACTTCATTGAAGTGTCCCGTTTTAGCAGTTTTACAAAGGCAGCTGAACATTTGTTTATAACACAGCCGACGATTAGTAAGATGATTAAAAATTTGGAAATGGATCTTGGTGTGGAGTTGTTTGATCGGTCGAAAAAGCAGCTCGTTCTCACCGATGCGGGGCGTATTATTTTAGAGCAGGCGCAAACGATTGATAAAGCCTTTCAGAATTTAGAAACGGAAGTGGATAACTTATTGGGACTTAATAAAGGGCATATTCGCATAGGCTTGCCCCCGATTATTGATTCTCACAAATTCATGGACTTGTTGCGTAGCTTTCATGACCAATATCCGAATATCACCTTTCAACTTGTGGAGGATGGTTCGAAACGGGTGGAGGATGATGTGAGACAGGATCAATTGGATATTGGAATTGTTGTGTTACCTACGCAAGAGGATATTTTTCATTATTTTCCGTTTATCAAGGAAGATATTAAACTTGTCGTTCCGCCTTCCCACCCCTTAGCGCATCGACAAGAGGTAGAATTAGAAGCGTTACGTCAAGAAGCTTTCATTATGTTCAATAATGGATTTGTACTGCATGACCGCATTTTATCTTCTTGCAATCAGGCTGGGTTTAATCCGTATATCATTTCGGAAAGCTCTCAGTGGTACTTGATTGAAGAAATGGTTGCCTCTGATTTAGGTGTAGCGTTGCTTCCGGAAAGCATTTGCAACCATCTTCAACGTAATTTGGTTACAATCAATGTAACGAACCCTTCTATTCCGTATCACCTGGCTATGATTTGGCAAAAGGATCAATATCTTTCCTATGCAACAAAAGAATGGCTACGCTTCACGCAAGATAAGCTTTCAGATGACACAACAAATGCATAA
- a CDS encoding helix-turn-helix domain-containing protein, whose amino-acid sequence MNGEKIKDLRTKRGLSLTELSRESGVSKSYLSFLERGMQQNPSIEVIEKIAHALKVDVHTVLTDERQRGSSMSELDYDVLELARELKEINVDKEKLRKLIELMK is encoded by the coding sequence ATGAATGGAGAGAAAATAAAAGACTTACGAACAAAGCGAGGACTCTCCTTAACCGAGTTATCGAGAGAATCAGGTGTATCCAAATCCTATTTGAGTTTTCTGGAACGAGGCATGCAACAGAATCCAAGTATCGAAGTTATTGAAAAAATAGCCCATGCCTTGAAGGTAGACGTTCATACTGTTCTAACAGATGAACGACAAAGAGGATCTAGTATGAGTGAGCTTGACTATGATGTATTGGAACTGGCAAGAGAACTGAAAGAGATTAATGTAGATAAAGAAAAGCTTCGGAAGTTGATTGAGTTGATGAAATAG
- the sipW gene encoding signal peptidase I SipW, with the protein MSWKKSLSMLGSTLNILLFIAMVCMIFVVITSKASGGEPNVFGYQLKTVLSGSMEPTFKTGSIIAVEPIEGDAKKQLKVGDVITFVKEDNTLVTHRILEVNGGENAVTYHTKGDNNDAADVKPVLAENVVGKYADFTIPYAGHVMKYANSKAGSIALMIIPGVLLILYSVVSIFRSFKDYEKSIVEKNSANNESL; encoded by the coding sequence ATGTCATGGAAAAAGTCCCTTTCTATGTTAGGGAGTACCTTGAATATTCTTTTATTTATAGCGATGGTATGTATGATTTTTGTTGTTATTACTTCAAAAGCATCTGGTGGAGAACCTAATGTTTTTGGATATCAATTAAAAACAGTTTTATCAGGGTCAATGGAACCAACTTTTAAAACAGGGTCAATAATTGCTGTGGAACCCATAGAGGGAGATGCGAAAAAGCAACTTAAAGTTGGAGATGTCATTACATTTGTAAAAGAGGATAACACATTGGTTACTCACCGTATCCTAGAAGTTAATGGAGGAGAGAATGCAGTTACGTATCATACAAAAGGTGATAATAATGACGCTGCAGATGTGAAGCCTGTATTGGCAGAAAATGTAGTAGGTAAATATGCCGACTTTACCATTCCATATGCGGGACATGTGATGAAGTATGCAAATTCCAAAGCTGGAAGCATAGCATTAATGATTATCCCGGGAGTTTTATTAATTCTATACTCAGTAGTTTCAATTTTTAGATCATTTAAAGATTATGAAAAAAGCATAGTGGAGAAGAACTCCGCTAACAACGAAAGTTTGTAA
- a CDS encoding TasA family protein, translating into MGIKSKLAMGVMTGALGLSLVGGGTWAAYNDTATINNTFASGELDLVVGKSSNKPISFDLSNLKPGDNIQRIFKLNNAGSLAIKEVLLDVTADNFVDGSEDGRDSYLQGFLGQFEVDFMQVDGESSQWEPRNNVVMNNEKLTLQDLVNNDLSKVKPAYKNGDRINLAPLTVAPGAEVEKGLPVDPADTDEVFIQITFKDDDTRVAGPNSEFVQNKFMNDSAKFYFNLEATQWDGVHVDTPNGNGEVNNGVQGSADGSNMPSPITKSKDNGNGDEVVDN; encoded by the coding sequence ATGGGAATTAAATCAAAATTGGCAATGGGTGTTATGACAGGGGCTCTAGGATTATCATTAGTTGGTGGGGGAACTTGGGCAGCATATAACGATACTGCTACTATTAACAATACTTTTGCATCTGGTGAGTTAGATTTAGTAGTAGGGAAAAGTTCCAATAAGCCCATTAGTTTTGACTTATCTAACCTAAAACCAGGAGATAACATTCAAAGAATTTTTAAGTTAAATAATGCAGGTTCTTTAGCAATTAAAGAAGTACTTTTAGATGTAACAGCTGATAATTTTGTTGATGGTAGTGAAGATGGTAGAGATAGCTATCTACAAGGTTTCCTTGGTCAATTTGAGGTTGATTTTATGCAAGTTGACGGAGAATCTTCACAATGGGAGCCAAGAAATAATGTTGTTATGAATAATGAGAAACTAACATTACAAGATCTTGTGAATAATGATTTGTCTAAAGTTAAACCAGCATATAAAAATGGAGATAGAATTAATCTAGCACCATTAACTGTAGCACCAGGTGCTGAGGTGGAAAAAGGTTTACCAGTAGATCCAGCAGATACAGATGAAGTATTTATTCAAATTACATTTAAAGATGATGATACTAGGGTAGCAGGTCCTAACTCTGAGTTTGTCCAAAATAAATTCATGAATGATAGTGCTAAATTCTACTTTAACTTAGAAGCAACTCAGTGGGATGGTGTTCATGTAGATACTCCTAATGGAAATGGTGAAGTGAATAACGGTGTTCAAGGTTCTGCCGATGGTTCTAATATGCCTTCACCGATAACTAAATCCAAAGATAATGGAAATGGCGATGAAGTTGTAGATAATTAA
- a CDS encoding LPXTG cell wall anchor domain-containing protein, translating into MIKLNNLIKFISVYCLFMLLLNVIIPYGETGATTNSPIVNISTLPQDHLFQISNIKPGDTINRTVKVKNDGNTDFYYNLSSEYKSGSELFYKQLLLKVSQGDNILFNKKLSEFTGLEARSLSAFESEDLSMKVEFPYESGNEFQGLTTSVAFTFVAEGKGTPPPPTSSDPNLDITLSGSCELATATFENNSKKRSTIKPTYELRYSETDNFTTSEKIELENQKSISLKKGESDSINFTPTKTGYYKISAKHADGKELSNELYADMTDCDNPPPEPQVDVELSSLFSGTCEEMTLSYTNESDSDVSISPSYEVYWKESGDAKQGVKITQYDQTDRFSVDQGDSHTLTMKPELPGNYVVKTTYELDGETVEMWSESVTIPTNCDSDVPEDPEDPGDPGDETPETPDNPGDEPDEPGDDGDPEQPGEPGDGDDGKPDEPGEPGDGDEGDTPTPSSEPTPEDGSLPQTGEAAPTAFYIIGSLLMLGGATLYGITYRRRKIE; encoded by the coding sequence ATGATAAAACTAAATAATCTAATTAAGTTTATTTCGGTTTATTGCTTATTTATGCTATTACTTAATGTCATTATCCCTTATGGAGAAACAGGGGCTACTACTAACTCTCCAATAGTTAATATTTCTACATTACCCCAAGATCATTTATTCCAAATAAGTAACATTAAACCTGGTGATACAATAAATAGAACAGTAAAGGTTAAGAACGATGGTAATACTGATTTTTACTATAATCTATCATCTGAATACAAAAGCGGTTCGGAATTATTTTATAAGCAATTATTATTAAAGGTTTCACAAGGTGATAATATCCTTTTTAACAAAAAATTGAGCGAATTTACAGGTTTAGAAGCCAGAAGTCTTTCTGCTTTTGAAAGTGAAGATCTATCGATGAAGGTTGAATTTCCTTACGAGTCTGGAAATGAATTTCAGGGATTAACTACGTCAGTAGCCTTCACTTTTGTAGCAGAAGGTAAAGGAACCCCACCGCCACCAACATCATCAGATCCTAACCTAGACATAACACTATCCGGCTCGTGTGAACTAGCAACTGCCACCTTCGAAAACAATAGTAAAAAACGCTCCACTATCAAACCTACTTACGAACTACGCTATTCTGAAACAGATAACTTCACTACTTCCGAAAAGATAGAGTTAGAGAATCAAAAATCCATAAGCTTGAAAAAAGGTGAAAGTGATTCTATCAATTTCACTCCTACTAAGACAGGCTATTACAAAATATCTGCTAAGCATGCAGATGGGAAAGAGCTTAGCAATGAGTTGTATGCGGATATGACAGATTGTGATAACCCGCCACCGGAGCCTCAAGTGGACGTTGAGTTGTCTAGTTTGTTCTCAGGAACGTGTGAGGAGATGACATTGTCGTACACCAATGAGAGCGACTCTGATGTAAGCATTTCTCCTTCTTATGAAGTGTATTGGAAAGAGTCGGGGGATGCGAAGCAGGGTGTGAAAATTACACAGTATGATCAAACGGATAGGTTCTCTGTTGATCAAGGTGACTCGCATACATTGACGATGAAACCGGAGCTTCCAGGAAACTATGTTGTGAAGACGACATATGAACTAGATGGGGAGACGGTTGAAATGTGGAGTGAGTCTGTCACTATTCCAACCAATTGTGATAGTGATGTACCTGAGGACCCAGAAGATCCAGGGGACCCAGGTGATGAGACACCTGAAACGCCAGATAACCCTGGAGATGAACCAGATGAACCGGGTGACGATGGTGATCCTGAGCAGCCAGGTGAGCCTGGTGATGGAGATGATGGGAAACCAGATGAACCTGGTGAACCAGGAGATGGGGACGAAGGGGACACACCTACACCTTCTTCAGAGCCAACACCAGAGGATGGTTCGCTACCTCAAACAGGCGAGGCAGCTCCGACTGCATTTTATATCATTGGTAGCTTGCTCATGCTTGGTGGAGCTACGCTATATGGCATTACGTATCGCAGACGAAAAATAGAGTAG
- a CDS encoding class D sortase, protein MEGRKNRLSIRSLMKWIALLFIVIGIGVISFPFVQNQYVAYEQDKLLHQLEAEEGQEVSGEESLPQRYEELNAILDQEAASTTSPETKEKPSKNLIGKMEISAINLELPILNGASMENLKVAVGRLSGTGIPGEVGNTALAAHRSYKYGKLFNRLDEVKIGDSINIETGNHTYAYQVENVFRVLPTDLSVLKQPETGSILTLITCDPIQDPTHRLIVQASLVKTS, encoded by the coding sequence TTGGAAGGGAGAAAGAATAGGTTATCTATTCGTTCGCTTATGAAATGGATAGCATTGCTCTTTATTGTCATTGGTATCGGTGTGATTAGTTTTCCGTTTGTACAAAATCAGTATGTTGCTTATGAACAAGACAAGCTCCTTCATCAACTGGAAGCGGAAGAAGGGCAAGAGGTTTCTGGTGAAGAGTCGCTTCCTCAACGGTATGAAGAGCTAAACGCTATACTTGACCAGGAGGCAGCTTCAACAACCTCACCTGAAACAAAGGAGAAACCCTCTAAGAACTTGATCGGAAAAATGGAAATCTCCGCTATTAATCTGGAGTTACCCATTTTGAATGGGGCTAGTATGGAAAATTTGAAAGTAGCTGTTGGTCGTCTTTCTGGGACTGGTATTCCTGGTGAAGTAGGGAATACAGCGTTAGCAGCGCATCGAAGTTATAAGTATGGAAAGCTGTTTAATCGACTAGATGAGGTTAAGATAGGTGATTCCATAAACATAGAGACAGGCAATCACACATATGCTTATCAGGTGGAGAACGTCTTTCGTGTGTTACCTACCGATTTATCTGTTTTGAAGCAACCAGAAACAGGTTCAATACTTACGTTAATTACTTGTGACCCCATACAAGATCCTACACATCGACTCATTGTTCAGGCTTCTTTAGTCAAGACTTCATAA
- the sinI gene encoding DNA-binding anti-repressor SinI has protein sequence MKMEEKKALDLDWIRLVQQAKALGFSIQDIRLYLEKQSQVTRS, from the coding sequence ATGAAAATGGAAGAAAAGAAAGCATTGGACCTAGATTGGATTAGACTCGTACAACAAGCAAAAGCATTAGGGTTTAGCATCCAAGACATACGCTTGTACTTAGAAAAACAAAGCCAGGTCACGCGCTCTTAA
- a CDS encoding helix-turn-helix domain-containing protein has product MFGDRFRHFRYQKRMSLDEIAGRTGIPKPILKEIEKNAIPNPSVFIRNKIATVLEIPLDQMLDSSSSNTYEELDEEWLKVVREAMESGISKEEFSEFLEFYNGGMIDE; this is encoded by the coding sequence ATGTTTGGGGATCGATTCAGACATTTTCGCTACCAAAAGCGAATGTCCTTAGATGAGATAGCGGGAAGGACTGGAATACCAAAGCCTATTTTGAAAGAAATCGAAAAAAATGCTATTCCGAATCCCTCCGTGTTTATTAGGAATAAGATTGCAACTGTATTGGAGATTCCTTTGGATCAAATGCTTGATTCATCTAGTTCTAATACATATGAGGAACTGGATGAGGAGTGGTTGAAGGTTGTAAGGGAAGCAATGGAATCAGGGATATCGAAAGAGGAGTTTAGTGAGTTTTTAGAGTTTTATAATGGTGGTATGATAGATGAATAA
- a CDS encoding 5'-methylthioadenosine/adenosylhomocysteine nucleosidase has product MKFISLSKHALILLVLSVALIGCGQQQNEQANAEASSEKQEEQKAVGIIGPMKEEIKTLKEDMTVENKKNIAGMTFFEGTLKDQPIVLVQSGIGKVNATMASTLLINEFGVDKLINSGISGAIHPDVELGDIVISKDTVQHDMDETAKGFEPGIIPRLEKGYFKADEQMVKLAEKAAKQLPEKTQVFTQRIASGDQFIANEEKKQWILDTFNAYVVEMEGAAVGQVAHLNDVPYIVIRSASDDAGEEAVMKWEEFKAQAIDNSTTIIKGMLERME; this is encoded by the coding sequence ATGAAATTTATTTCTCTAAGCAAACACGCACTCATCCTACTCGTCTTATCCGTCGCACTCATCGGATGCGGACAGCAACAAAACGAGCAAGCCAACGCAGAAGCATCATCAGAAAAACAAGAAGAACAGAAAGCAGTCGGCATTATCGGACCAATGAAAGAAGAAATTAAAACGTTAAAAGAGGACATGACGGTTGAAAATAAAAAAAATATCGCAGGCATGACGTTCTTTGAAGGTACATTGAAAGACCAACCTATCGTACTCGTACAATCTGGAATCGGCAAAGTGAACGCAACGATGGCTTCTACGCTACTTATCAATGAATTTGGCGTCGACAAGCTAATCAACTCTGGTATTTCCGGGGCAATACATCCTGATGTGGAACTTGGTGACATTGTCATCTCAAAAGATACCGTCCAACACGATATGGATGAAACGGCAAAAGGTTTTGAACCAGGCATCATCCCCCGCTTAGAGAAAGGGTATTTCAAAGCAGATGAACAAATGGTCAAGCTAGCCGAAAAAGCAGCCAAACAACTACCAGAAAAAACACAAGTATTCACCCAACGCATCGCATCAGGCGACCAATTCATCGCCAACGAAGAAAAGAAACAATGGATCTTGGATACATTTAACGCTTATGTTGTGGAAATGGAAGGTGCAGCCGTAGGCCAAGTTGCCCACCTAAACGACGTCCCGTACATCGTCATCCGCTCCGCTTCCGATGACGCCGGCGAAGAAGCGGTTATGAAATGGGAAGAATTCAAAGCACAAGCTATCGATAACTCTACTACGATTATCAAAGGCATGCTGGAGCGTATGGAATAA